A portion of the Sulfuricurvum kujiense DSM 16994 genome contains these proteins:
- a CDS encoding putative bifunctional diguanylate cyclase/phosphodiesterase: MKEITIMLASLMTFLKNSRSKFGCPCNEGADIPRSQNLHSLIYFHSNDCIVIADERGVILSVNPAFERLSGYDSSELVNVLPNKIDTYIKDGEFYKALKNAIALKQSWEGEITYTDKEGKELYYKLLTIQRIIEEDGSSKYIAVLSDMSKMEEANQKIWYETNFDALTDLPNRHMFLHHLEQQLSKIERNNFRRTALMYIDLDDFKEINDMYGHQIGDTLLKKVTTRIISCIRNTDLCFRIGGDEFTVILPDIENLYMVETIAQNILKELSSPFELENSKNVFISASIGIAIAPDDAADSETILKYADQAMYQSKKSGKNTSNFFAQSMQDALIKRFQLIKDMHIACAEEQFVLYYQPIFEIKTGQIHKAEALIRWKHPDGYLINPADFISIAEETGMILEIGEWIVHEAIKTVSQWRRMYNERFQISVNISPVQFHQKNGSMPEWIKVLTSDAFAKDSVVVEITESVMLEDSAIVWERLKLLEDAKIEISLDDFGTGYSSLSYLKNHPYQYLKIDQSFVKQLEINLSDQILCKMIIDIAHQLNMLVIAEGVETQYHRDILQEMKCDYLQGYAISKPLPADEFVKRFFNSEE; the protein is encoded by the coding sequence ATGAAAGAGATTACGATCATGCTGGCATCTTTAATGACCTTTCTAAAAAACTCCCGCAGTAAATTTGGATGTCCCTGTAATGAGGGGGCTGATATTCCTCGGAGTCAAAACTTACACTCTCTAATCTACTTTCACAGCAATGACTGTATTGTTATTGCGGATGAGAGAGGGGTAATTCTCAGTGTTAACCCCGCTTTCGAGCGATTATCCGGCTATGATTCTTCCGAACTTGTTAATGTACTGCCGAACAAAATAGATACCTATATTAAAGACGGGGAGTTTTACAAAGCTTTAAAAAATGCCATAGCTTTAAAACAATCATGGGAAGGTGAAATTACCTATACCGACAAAGAGGGAAAAGAACTCTACTACAAATTATTGACGATTCAGCGTATAATCGAAGAGGACGGAAGCAGCAAATACATTGCCGTCTTATCCGATATGAGCAAAATGGAAGAAGCCAATCAAAAAATTTGGTACGAAACAAATTTTGATGCGTTAACCGACTTGCCGAACAGACATATGTTTCTGCATCATTTGGAACAGCAGCTTTCCAAAATTGAGCGCAACAATTTTCGCCGAACGGCTTTGATGTATATCGATCTGGACGATTTCAAAGAGATTAATGATATGTACGGTCACCAGATCGGCGATACTTTGCTGAAAAAGGTAACGACACGTATCATCAGCTGCATACGCAACACTGATTTATGCTTCCGTATCGGAGGGGACGAGTTTACCGTCATTCTACCGGATATCGAAAATCTGTATATGGTGGAAACCATCGCGCAAAATATCCTCAAAGAGCTTTCGTCCCCTTTTGAACTTGAAAACTCGAAAAACGTATTTATATCCGCATCGATCGGGATAGCCATAGCTCCGGATGACGCTGCGGATAGTGAAACGATTCTCAAATATGCCGATCAGGCAATGTATCAGTCCAAAAAATCAGGTAAAAACACCTCCAATTTTTTTGCGCAAAGTATGCAGGATGCTCTGATCAAAAGATTTCAATTGATCAAAGATATGCATATCGCGTGTGCCGAAGAGCAGTTCGTTTTATATTATCAACCGATTTTTGAAATCAAAACAGGGCAAATTCATAAAGCCGAAGCCCTAATACGATGGAAACATCCGGACGGGTATTTGATAAATCCGGCTGATTTTATCTCGATCGCCGAAGAGACCGGAATGATTTTAGAAATCGGCGAATGGATCGTCCACGAAGCCATCAAAACAGTGTCCCAATGGCGCCGTATGTATAATGAACGTTTTCAGATAAGTGTCAATATATCACCGGTTCAGTTTCATCAAAAAAACGGAAGCATGCCCGAATGGATAAAGGTTCTGACCTCCGATGCGTTTGCCAAAGATTCCGTCGTTGTAGAGATCACCGAAAGCGTTATGCTGGAAGATTCCGCGATAGTCTGGGAACGGCTAAAATTACTGGAAGATGCCAAGATTGAGATATCGCTGGATGATTTCGGTACAGGATATTCGTCTTTGTCCTATCTCAAAAATCATCCGTATCAGTACCTTAAAATCGATCAATCCTTCGTCAAACAGCTGGAAATCAATCTCAGCGACCAAATCTTATGCAAAATGATTATAGATATCGCACATCAGCTGAATATGCTGGTAATTGCCGAAGGGGTGGAAACACAATATCATCGAGATATTTTGCAAGAGATGAAGTGCGATTATCTTCAGGGTTATGCCATCTCAAAGCCGCTTCCGGCTGATGAATTTGTCAAACGATTTTTTAATTCCGAAGAATGA
- a CDS encoding 3'-5' exonuclease: protein MIILDFETNSANIHDVIEAAAFRIKRESGAYVIADTFHRYYFSEYDLNLHALAVHKLSPDRIKRLRSNVDYAEYFAEDHEFVEFCRGAETLIAHNIAFELRHLGQLVTFEKHFCTMKANKKSVGALNIRGSLKNPKLLETCRHYRIDFDEDQYHSALYDVTKTLEILNCMDITL, encoded by the coding sequence GTGATTATTCTGGACTTTGAAACCAACTCCGCCAACATCCATGACGTGATCGAAGCAGCGGCATTTCGGATAAAAAGAGAATCGGGCGCCTATGTTATCGCCGATACGTTTCACCGTTATTACTTTTCCGAATATGATCTAAATCTTCATGCGCTTGCCGTTCATAAGCTCTCGCCCGATCGGATAAAGAGACTGCGCTCGAATGTTGATTATGCCGAGTATTTTGCAGAAGATCATGAGTTTGTGGAGTTCTGTCGGGGGGCTGAAACGCTCATAGCCCACAATATAGCTTTCGAACTGCGCCACTTAGGCCAACTTGTTACATTTGAGAAACATTTTTGTACCATGAAAGCCAATAAGAAGAGCGTCGGCGCCCTCAATATCAGAGGGAGTCTCAAAAATCCGAAACTGTTAGAAACCTGCCGACATTACCGCATCGATTTCGATGAAGATCAATACCACTCAGCCCTCTATGATGTTACAAAAACGTTGGAGATACTCAACTGCATGGACATAACACTCTGA
- a CDS encoding TolC family protein, giving the protein MKNLLFLVFLEMVAASQNLSFEQLKASASLYSHRLKLRTIDTSIEEARLGSVYSSLYPQLSLGYSGEYNQNIDKADSGTLSVGGTTINSSVQNKDSLALSLNYELYHFGTTLKQIEMSKKEIASKKLEVCNEENKLYKELLDHYADAQKAQSEHKFKTAMHALRKKLYGYKQRLYAAGKESRVSIGDEAVRLIDLERDIERSLMSYEENLLALTKLSHIELDLKHTQLLPLNTQPENIHIGRFEDNVQAHQYQEKIAQKNAEISLNMRSQLPVISFYSNYYLYGSDQHNAYDALNDIRPNSWNMGLSIRWNLFEGFKYNSESARLHFELDRINEEYKLAKREFDAQTQISQHKIDRLDQLQKNDVLIVNESRSKIAMLTRLREQGEADAVGEVSVKLEALERELTLENETIQHAFETEALKLLYRGVEECTPR; this is encoded by the coding sequence ATGAAAAATTTATTATTTTTAGTATTTCTTGAGATGGTTGCCGCTTCACAAAATCTTTCCTTTGAACAATTAAAAGCATCCGCTTCATTATACTCGCATCGACTCAAACTCCGTACTATTGATACCTCTATAGAGGAAGCCAGATTGGGAAGTGTCTACTCATCACTGTATCCACAACTATCTCTCGGATACAGCGGTGAGTATAATCAAAATATCGATAAAGCTGATTCAGGAACCCTTTCGGTAGGGGGTACGACAATAAACTCTAGCGTTCAAAATAAAGACTCGTTGGCATTGAGTCTGAATTACGAACTCTATCACTTCGGTACGACTCTTAAACAGATCGAAATGTCTAAAAAAGAGATTGCCTCCAAAAAGCTTGAAGTATGTAATGAAGAGAATAAACTTTATAAAGAGTTATTGGATCATTATGCCGATGCTCAAAAAGCCCAGAGTGAACATAAATTTAAAACTGCGATGCACGCTTTGCGTAAAAAACTCTATGGTTATAAGCAACGCCTTTATGCGGCAGGAAAAGAGTCCCGTGTTTCGATAGGAGATGAAGCGGTTCGACTTATCGATCTTGAACGGGATATTGAACGTTCACTTATGAGTTATGAGGAAAACCTTCTAGCCCTTACTAAACTTTCCCATATCGAGCTTGATTTGAAGCACACACAATTACTTCCGTTAAATACACAACCTGAAAATATTCATATCGGTAGATTTGAAGATAATGTTCAAGCACATCAATACCAAGAGAAAATTGCACAAAAAAACGCAGAAATCTCTCTCAACATGCGTTCTCAGCTCCCTGTAATATCGTTCTACTCGAACTACTACCTCTACGGCTCCGATCAGCACAACGCTTATGATGCCTTAAACGACATTCGTCCTAATAGCTGGAATATGGGCTTGAGTATTCGATGGAATCTTTTTGAAGGGTTCAAATACAACAGTGAATCGGCCCGGCTACATTTTGAATTAGACCGTATAAATGAAGAATACAAACTAGCTAAACGGGAATTTGATGCCCAGACGCAAATATCCCAACATAAAATAGACCGTTTGGATCAATTGCAAAAAAATGACGTGCTTATAGTCAATGAGTCACGTAGCAAAATAGCGATGTTGACCCGACTAAGAGAACAGGGGGAAGCGGATGCCGTGGGCGAAGTGAGCGTAAAACTCGAAGCACTGGAGAGAGAATTGACACTGGAGAATGAAACGATACAACATGCTTTTGAAACAGAAGCATTGAAATTACTTTATAGGGGGGTAGAAGAATGCACTCCGCGCTAA